A window of Ignavibacteriales bacterium genomic DNA:
GAACAGCGTCCGGGGGCAGAAAGGACCCTCTGACACTCCGGCCGCGGAGACTTCCATGTGAGTGATTTCGTCCTCCATCCCACACCATTGGCGTGAAAGGATATGTTCGCGGAATGGATCGTACAGAATCTGCATTACGGTTTCTTTGCCTCGGGCGACGATTCGCCGAATCTTCGACTCGACCGTCGCCTCTACGTTGACGGAGCGTGCGTGCTTCAGAAACTCTCCCCAATCGCCGAACTGATCCTCAGTCCATACCTCCAGAAAGAATCCGGAACTCCAGTTGTTGACTTCGTCTCGTGCAAAATCCTTCACAGGGCCGTCATAATTGTACGTTGAAATGAGAAAGAAGTCTTTCTCGACTGAAAGTTGCAATGGCGAACTCCCGCCTGCCGGAACGGGCTCCAGCGGGATGAGAAGGATGAACGTCCTGCCGTCGCGGATGCAGATACGCGAACCGGTGCGCAACTTGACCGGGAATCCGGTGACCGGCCTTCCATCGACGGTGATGAGGTCGAATGGAGCAGCGTATGAGAAAATGAAGTCCGTTCTGAAGCTCTTGATCCCTTTGTGCCCGGTTCGTTTTGGGGAGTATGAGACGATCAGCCTGTTCTCATGCTGATATGTTGCGCACCGCCCTTCTTCCGAAAGATAACTGGCGTCCACGTCCGATGAACTCGTGTGACAAAAATTCGGGACGCCCGGCAGAGCTCCGTTGTAAACTCCACGTGTGAAAGCCGAGCGGAAGTCAGAAAGTGACTTGATTTCATCGGAGCGCCGGATACGAAGCATGACAGAGTCAGAATGTCCCGCATTGACATATGGTTTGGCAGCCGAGCCGAGTGCAAATTCGGGGGTCATGAATGTCGTCAGATCGGTCCAGCCGCCCGGATAAACTTCTTCGTCGAACGCGAAAGGACGATCAGAACCGCGTGCCGTGTCGGCACCATCGGGGGATACGACTCTCCGGCTGTTCTCGTGATAACTCTCTCCGTAGGTTGTCATCCGGAATGAGTAGGGGAACGGCTTCTCCCATGCGATCGCCGCGGCACGCCCGGAGAAATGGTACGGCGTGACGGCAGTGAGCGCATTCTGGAGCAGATCCGAAGGATGGTCGAATCGAACCGACAGTGAGGGGTCAAGGAAGATCTGCCTGCCCGAAGCGGCGAGGAGTGCGCAATGAAGAACAGAATACCCGCCGAATGAATCTTCAAAGTACGACCGTGAATGCGGTCCGGCGAACTGGCCGCTCGGAGCGTGATAATGCATGGCGACGTTCAGCCAGAGTGCGTCTTCGAGGAAGCGAGCGAGTGACCTGGCTTCAGGATTCTGTCCATACTCAGCGATCAAAGCGAGAAACGTAAGATCCAATGCGGTATAGGTCAGGCTGTTGTACTCTGACATTTCCGCCTGTCGCAGCCGTCTCGACCGATGATCGCCGATCCGCTGCTGGAATCGCCGGAGGCGGCGCAAACCTAATTCGACGGCCCACGATTCGGAATGCAGTTCGCCCCCAAGAATGAGCGTGCAGTAGGCTCCCAGCGGATGGTTGACGTTCCCGTCTTTCCATTCTGTTCCCGCAGCGTTTACAAGTTCGGAGCGGATTGCGGAGCGAAGGGCGTTTTTTGTTCTCTCGTCAAGGCGATCAGATACGCCGTGAAGGAGGGCAAGCATGGAGGAGGCTGTATGCGTACCGTCGCTGCCCGTGAGCGATTGAAGAAGCTCGTTCCCGCGGTTCTTTCCTTCCGGGGAGTCATCAAAGAGCAGACTCGTTGCATACCAGCACGTGTCTCGCACGATGAGGCAGAGCCCGGTCTTCGGTTCAAAATGCCGGTCTCCGGCTTCGCGCGCAAGTTGAAGGAGCCGGCGACGTTGATCGGAGATCGGGGAGATCGGATTGAGTGCGCTCATGAGGTTCTGTGTGCTTCTCCGGATCAGAATTGGACGGGCTGAGGCTGTCCTGTTTTCATAGACTCGATCGCCCTCAGCAAAAGCACCGTCGCTCGTATGCCGTGGCGCAAGGTGGCGGATGGCTGTGCCTTTCGGCCGACAGCCTCAAGGAACTCCCTGTTCTCGAGCAGGAAACCAAGTTCTTCAGAATCGGTGTAGTGCTCTTCGTGTTTTCCGTCCCACATGGATACCTGCTTGAGTCTGTCATACAGATGAGCGCTGCGAGTACCGTCCATCACTTGAAAAGAGAGCTTGGAGACGTACGGGGTCAGTCCGATGTCCCCTACGGTGAGGCTGCCTGTCACACCGCTTCCGAATGTGATCGTCGCTGTGAGCGCGTCAGTGATGTCAAGCCCGGGATGGTGGTAATTTCCTCCGGCGGCATAGACCTTGACCGGCTCGCTTCCCACAAGATAGCACATGAGATCTGCAGCATGGCATCCCTGGGAAATTACGTTGCCTCCGCCTCGAACGGGATCGTTCGCCCAGAACGAATCGGGCCAGCGCTCGTCGGTCATTTGTGCTATGCACAGGAGGGGTGAAGGCATGAACTCACGCACCTTCTGCACTGAGGGGTAGAAACGAAGCTTGAACGCGGTCATGAAGTGGATGCCTGAACGCTCGACAGCGTTCTGAAGGTCCTCGCATTCCCGGAGGGACATCGCGACCGGCTTCTCCATCATGATGTGCTTGCCGGCTCTGGCTGCCGCAATGCCCAGTTGTGCGTGGCTATCGTTGTGTGTGCAGACATAGACCGCATCGATGGAATCATCGCGCAGGAGGCGCTCGGGGTTGGAGCAGACGTATGCGTCGGGTGAGTATGCGAGAAGCTTGCTGGCCTTTGCCTCATGAGTGTCGCACAGCCCGCGGATGGTGGCTGTGCCGATCTCCTTGATGCAGCGGGCGTGGATTTGCCCCATTTCACCACATCCGATGATGCCGATATTGATTGCGGCTGGCATGCACAATCAGAGCAATAGTGCCTGAAGATGTTGGGGGCTGCAAACTCGAAGCTGGCGCAAAATAGCCCTGATTCACTACGAAAGCAAGGGCGATGGAGGGGTGTTCAGCGCGAGCCCCTGCCTGCCGGGAGCACACCTCTGCGTCACATTTCTTTCCTCGGGGGAAGTGTTCATGAAAGACTCCCGGGAGCCCGCGCGGAAATATTTGCAATCGTTGCGATTTAGTTGTTGTTTTCAGACCAACGCTCCACATCAACTTACAAGAAATCCCCCTCGGGCATCAGGGGGTGATCATCATGCCTCCTGCTGAATAAACCAATGAACCGCCATAATTTCATTCGAGCCGCAGATGTCTCACTTGCCTCACTCCTGCTACGCGATGTTCTTTTCGCGAACAGGCACAAAGGACCCATCATGAATCTTCCTGATGAAGTAACAGCCATCCTGGGCGACCAGTTCGTCACGTTGACGGGCAGGGGAGCGTCCTGGACATACAAGGATCTGATCGTCGAGTTGCTGGTCCAGGGCGAAAGCATCGCTGTGGAGATTGAATCTCCCCGGTCAAGTCTGACCGCAGTGACGCTGCGTTGGAAACAAAAAGGCCGCGGCAATTGCAGGATCCTGAATGACCAATGGGAACGAACCTACGGTGATGTCTCGTGGCACGTGCCGTCCGAATCAGAACTATTGCCCTGGTATTTCATGGAACATGACGGACGAAGCACGATCGGCGTTGGCGTGAAAACGGGGACTGCATCCTTCTGCTTCTGGCAGGTCGGGAAGGAGCAGGTGAGCTTAACGATGGATACGCGATCCGGGGGGAACGCCGTTCAATTGGGCGGCAGGAAGCTGCGGGCTGCTGAGATTGTCACGACGAAGAGTGATTCAGGTGAGTCTCCGTTCCTGACTGCCCGAAGGTTCATGAAAACGATGTGTGATCATGCCCGCATGCCTGCGCAGCCTGTGTACGGAATCAATGACTGGTATTTCACGTATGGGAACAACTCAGAAGACCTGATTCTGGAACATACCAATCTGATGGCGCCGATGGCGGAAGGGCTGAGCAACCGGCCATTCTCTGTCATTGATGCTGGTTGGTTTGTGACGTCGCCATCTGTGCCAAATGATTCTTCCTGGGGAGATCGATTGGACCTCCCCAATTCAAAATTCGGAGACATGAGCAGGGTTGCCGAGCGCATCAGAAAGGCCGGAATGCGTCCCGGCATCTGGACACGTCCACTCTGTGGAAGCCACAACGATCCTCACTCATTGATGCTGCCTCTGGTGAAGGGGAGAGATGCACAAAAGCCGGTGCTGGATCCTACTATCCCTGAGAATCTCAAAAGGATTTCAGAACTTTTCAAAGTCTACAATAGCTGGAGATACGATCTGGTAAAGTTCGATTTTACCTCGTTTGATATCTTTGGGAAATGGGGCTTTGAGATGTTGCGGGATGGAGCGATCAGCAGTTCCGGGTGGAGCATGCACGACAATTCCAAAACAAATGCAGAAATCATTCTTAACCTTTACAAAACCATCCGGATAGCTGCCGGGGACACGTATGTCTTAGCCTGCAATACCTTCAGTCATCTCTCGGCAGGGCTCTTTGAGTTGAATCGCATCGGCGACGACACCTCAGGGATTGAATGGGCGAGAACACGCAAGATGGGTGTGAACACGCTGGCGTTCAGAGGGATGCATCACGGAATATTCTATGCCGCCGATCCCGATTGTGTGGGTGTGACCAACAAAGTGGCGTGGGACAAAAACAAACAATGGATGCATCTGGTAGCGAAAAGCGGTACGCCCCTCTTTATCTCAGCTCAACCCGACGCGACAGGATCAGCACAGAAGGCGATGATCAAGGAGTGCTTTGCGTCGGCCTCTCAGGATTTGCCTCTTGGAGAACCGCTGGACTGGACAGAGAGTGCTTTCCCGAAGAGATGGAAGTTGAAGGAGGAGGAAGTGAGCTTCGACTGGGATTGAGAGATCTCCCTCGCGAACAGTGGGTGCAATCATCCGGGAGTTCAAGGGGGCTTCAACGAAACGTATGAATGAACTACGTCTTGCGCCAGGTGCACGTGTCTGGCAGCGCAACTACTACGAGCATATCATCCGCGATGGCAATGATTACGACCGGATCGAGGAATACATCGCAGAAAATGTCGCCAAGTGGTCTGAGGACAAGGAGGATCCGAACAACGATCCAATGAAATCCAGCAATGCGTAATGTGCCCTTCAGCGGTCAGGCTCAAAACGAAAAAAGAGTTAGCTTCGTCCCGGCGGACTCGCTAACTCTTCCCGTTTTGGAACCAACTTGCGCGGAACAATTGTCAATTGAGAATTCACAATTGAAAATTGAGGATTATGCCTCCCGTCTCGCTGCGCTCGACGGGATTCTCAAAATGACATAGAAGTTAACTTCACTCCGTTCGTTAACTTCTGTCATTTTGGAAGTAGCCCTAAAGGGATTCTTCTGCACCCTGAAAATTCGTGCATCGTGTTCATCCTGGAACTCGACTAACGGAGGATTGCAGGAAAATCCCATATTCTTAGAAGAGAACCGAAACCAACCCCTCTCGACAGCCGGCTTCTACTTCGGATGAGAGATAATATCCAAGAGGTAGTAGGTATCGCCCTCGATCGTGAAGTAGAAACGCCAGTCTCGCGTCACCCGAGCTTGCCAGATTCCTCGTGCCTCGTCATACTTCTTGGCTCTCAGGGAAGGGTGGCGCAAATTCGCAAGCAAAAGGGCCACCCGACGGTCAAACGCTCCTTGAATTGCAGCTGGGGCTTGCTCATAGCTCTTGACGAAACGGTTAGTATAGAAAAGCCGCATCAGCTTTTTCTCGGTCTTTTGGAGGAACGGCGGAGGGACTGCACCACCTCTTTCGCCGTTCTAAACGGTCCTTGAACGCGGCCCTTCTTAACATCGTCAAGAGCCTCGGACAGTCGTTGCTCAATATGCTTGTCGACGAGAGCCTTGGGAGTTAACACAAGCGTCCCGTTTCGGAGCTCTATCTCCAGATAGTCACCTGCACGGAGGTGAAGTTCCTCGTGAATCTTCTTTGGGATGGCTACCTGACGGCTCGCGCCGATTTTGACAGCGGCCATAGCGTGTTCTCCTCTTGTTTGGGTTTTCATATAATTGTATTATACAAAGATAGTGCAGGGTAAGCAGATTGTCAAGCTGAGAAAGGGGCCTTTGGGCGTCCATCTCGACCCACATCGACGCAACCCACGCCTGCGTGCGCCCCGTCGCTGAAGCTCTGGGGCGTAAGCGACCGAAACGGTGAGCGTTAACACTCCGGCGTGCAGGCACGCCATCGCTCACCACCAGGTGATACTAATCGACAACGATGTGCTTATCATCTGGTCCTTCAACTTCACGAAAGAGGCGGAAGAAAGGAATGCAGAGAATCTCATTGTAATTCAAAGCAAGCGGCTTACTCCCTTAGCTGTGGTGAATTGGCGAAAACATCATTAGCATTGCATCCCACCCCGATGACGCTTTTTCCTCGAGCCTCGCGATCTTTGCCCGTTTTGGAAGAACAGAGGTAGCGCAGCTGAGCCGTTGCACTTTCAATTCTGTAGGCCCCCTACCGTATCCCGTGCTAAGCACCTGCACGCCATCCTCCCCCATTTCAAAACTACGACGGATTGACTTCGTGCATTGAAAACACACCAATCATTCTCGTTATCCCCACAAACGATCCCCGAGAAAACAGATACTACTTACTTCCTGTCTTTTCGCATTCACTCAATCGGACAGCAATCCTCGCAAAACGTAATCGTAGGATCCGCCAACATGATGCGTTGAATGCCAAGTCAGGGAACCAGCGTGTGCATCGGCGACGGGTTCTCTTTACACAAGGGATTAACTCCTCTTTCATTCCTTTGGCCTATTTCATTGTGACAAGCTCTTCGATAACTTTCTCAGGCGAATAATAATCGACCGATCGGATTCCAATGACTTCATCGGCTATGATTCCCCCGCAACGTGGCGCTCAATCAATCTGCATCCGAATAAAATTCCGATTCACATATCTTCACTTTACTTACCACACGATCTGGAATGTTCTCAATTTGTAGCCGGATCATACTGACCGTGAAGACAATCCTCGGTCACATTTGATTTGTCAACGGACTAACACTGACTCAGAAAGGGAAAGCATGACAAAGAGGAGCCGGAGTCCCTTTGGCCCGATTGCTCTCTGTATATCAGGTGGCGACTGTCGTTAGGTTGCTAACGGGAACCCGTGATGAAGAACCACCGACGAACCGAAAACAAGAAGGAAACAGAATTGAAAATGCTCTACATAGAGAACTCGAAATGCCGCGTCCTCCTGACATTCTTTTTGGTAGTTCAGAGTATCGGTTCTTCCTTATGCTTTGGTCAGGATTTCTATCCTCTTCAGGCAGGCGATGTATGGCAGTATAAAGTGACTTTTCAAGGAGACTTCAATGGTTACTCGACGAAACAGATCATTAGGGACACTCTAA
This region includes:
- a CDS encoding Gfo/Idh/MocA family oxidoreductase; this encodes MPAAINIGIIGCGEMGQIHARCIKEIGTATIRGLCDTHEAKASKLLAYSPDAYVCSNPERLLRDDSIDAVYVCTHNDSHAQLGIAAARAGKHIMMEKPVAMSLRECEDLQNAVERSGIHFMTAFKLRFYPSVQKVREFMPSPLLCIAQMTDERWPDSFWANDPVRGGGNVISQGCHAADLMCYLVGSEPVKVYAAGGNYHHPGLDITDALTATITFGSGVTGSLTVGDIGLTPYVSKLSFQVMDGTRSAHLYDRLKQVSMWDGKHEEHYTDSEELGFLLENREFLEAVGRKAQPSATLRHGIRATVLLLRAIESMKTGQPQPVQF
- a CDS encoding AbrB/MazE/SpoVT family DNA-binding domain-containing protein codes for the protein MAAVKIGASRQVAIPKKIHEELHLRAGDYLEIELRNGTLVLTPKALVDKHIEQRLSEALDDVKKGRVQGPFRTAKEVVQSLRRSSKRPRKS